Proteins co-encoded in one Chrysemys picta bellii isolate R12L10 chromosome 13, ASM1138683v2, whole genome shotgun sequence genomic window:
- the ADA gene encoding adenosine deaminase isoform X3 gives MEGSSGCRIERDAGQRLSAFDLPKVELHVHLDGAIKPETILYFGKKRGIPLPGDTVEDLLQHISYTEPLTLTQFLEKFSFYMPAIAGDRDAVRRIAYEFVEMKAKEGVIYVEVRYSPHLLANCKVQPVPWDQEEGDLTPDEVVHLVNQGLQDGERDFNIKARSILCCMRHMPSWSLEVVELCKKYQNNTVVAIDLAGDELLLAETFPEHRKAYEAINVLKTERIGHSYHVLEDPALYRELLSRKMHFETCPWSSILTGACDPDFRKHPVIQFMNDKANYSLNSDDPLIFNSSIETDYKIAKQFLDFTEEEFKRVNINAAQSSFLPKKEKKELLSKLYEAYGMVPNNPS, from the exons ATGGAGGGAAGCAGCGGCTGCAGGATCGAGCGGGACGCGGGGCAGAGGCTGTCCGCCTTCGACCTGCCCAAG gtagAACTTCATGTCCACCTGGATGGAGCCATTAAGCCAGAAACAATCTTATACTTTGGCAA GAAAAGAGGAATTCCGCTTCCTGGTGACACCGTTGAAGACCTCTTGCAGCATATCAGTTACACGGAGCCACTCACTCTCACCCAGTTTCTAGAAAAGTTTTCTTTCTACATGCCTGCCATTGC GGGGGACCGCGATGCTGTGAGAAGAATAGCCTATGAGTTTGTAGAAATGAAAGCAAAAGAAGGTGTCATCTATGTTGAGGTCAGGTACAGCCCTCACCTCCTAGCCAACTGCAAAGTTCAGCCTGTTCCATGGGACCAAGAAGA GGGCGACCTCACTCCGGATGAAGTGGTTCACCTCGTTAATCAGGGATTACAGGATGGAGAAAGGGATTTCAACATCAAAGCCAGGTCTATTCTATGCTGCATGCGCCATATGCCAA GCTGGTCGTTGGAGGTGGTGGAGCTGTGTAAGAAATACCAGAACAATACGGTGGTAGCCATAGACCTGGCTGGGGATGAGTTGTTGCTGGCTGAGACCTTCCCAGAGCATAGGAAGGCTTATGAG GCAATCAATGTTCTGAAGACAGAACGGATCGGCCACAGCTACCATGTCCTGGAAGACCCAGCCCTTTATAGGGAGCTGTTGAGTAGGAAGATGCATTTTGAG ACCTGTCCTTGGTCCAGTATCCTGACCGGAGCATGTGATCCAGACTTTAGGAAACACCCAGTAATTCA GTTTATGAATGATAAAGCCAATTACTCCCTGAACTCTGATGACCCGCTCATTTTTAATTCTTCAATTGAGACTGATTACAAAATAGCTAAGCAGTTCCTGGACTTCACGGAAGAGGAGTTCAAGAGAGTG AACATCAATGCAGCTCAGTCCAGCTTCCTGcctaagaaagaaaagaaggagCTTCTCAGTAAGCTGTATGAAGCCTACGGGATGGTCCCGAACAACCCATCCTAA
- the ADA gene encoding adenosine deaminase isoform X1: protein MEGSSGCRIERDAGQRLSAFDLPKVELHVHLDGAIKPETILYFGKKRGIPLPGDTVEDLLQHISYTEPLTLTQFLEKFSFYMPAIAGDRDAVRRIAYEFVEMKAKEGVIYVEVRYSPHLLANCKVQPVPWDQEEGDLTPDEVVHLVNQGLQDGERDFNIKARSILCCMRHMPSWSLEVVELCKKYQNNTVVAIDLAGDELLLAETFPEHRKAYEEAERCGIHRTVHAGEVGSPSVIKEAINVLKTERIGHSYHVLEDPALYRELLSRKMHFETCPWSSILTGACDPDFRKHPVIQFMNDKANYSLNSDDPLIFNSSIETDYKIAKQFLDFTEEEFKRVNINAAQSSFLPKKEKKELLSKLYEAYGMVPNNPS, encoded by the exons ATGGAGGGAAGCAGCGGCTGCAGGATCGAGCGGGACGCGGGGCAGAGGCTGTCCGCCTTCGACCTGCCCAAG gtagAACTTCATGTCCACCTGGATGGAGCCATTAAGCCAGAAACAATCTTATACTTTGGCAA GAAAAGAGGAATTCCGCTTCCTGGTGACACCGTTGAAGACCTCTTGCAGCATATCAGTTACACGGAGCCACTCACTCTCACCCAGTTTCTAGAAAAGTTTTCTTTCTACATGCCTGCCATTGC GGGGGACCGCGATGCTGTGAGAAGAATAGCCTATGAGTTTGTAGAAATGAAAGCAAAAGAAGGTGTCATCTATGTTGAGGTCAGGTACAGCCCTCACCTCCTAGCCAACTGCAAAGTTCAGCCTGTTCCATGGGACCAAGAAGA GGGCGACCTCACTCCGGATGAAGTGGTTCACCTCGTTAATCAGGGATTACAGGATGGAGAAAGGGATTTCAACATCAAAGCCAGGTCTATTCTATGCTGCATGCGCCATATGCCAA GCTGGTCGTTGGAGGTGGTGGAGCTGTGTAAGAAATACCAGAACAATACGGTGGTAGCCATAGACCTGGCTGGGGATGAGTTGTTGCTGGCTGAGACCTTCCCAGAGCATAGGAAGGCTTATGAG GAAGCTGAAAGATGTGGCATTCATCGCACCGTCCATGCTGGGGAGGTTGGGTCACCCTCTGTCATCAAGGAG GCAATCAATGTTCTGAAGACAGAACGGATCGGCCACAGCTACCATGTCCTGGAAGACCCAGCCCTTTATAGGGAGCTGTTGAGTAGGAAGATGCATTTTGAG ACCTGTCCTTGGTCCAGTATCCTGACCGGAGCATGTGATCCAGACTTTAGGAAACACCCAGTAATTCA GTTTATGAATGATAAAGCCAATTACTCCCTGAACTCTGATGACCCGCTCATTTTTAATTCTTCAATTGAGACTGATTACAAAATAGCTAAGCAGTTCCTGGACTTCACGGAAGAGGAGTTCAAGAGAGTG AACATCAATGCAGCTCAGTCCAGCTTCCTGcctaagaaagaaaagaaggagCTTCTCAGTAAGCTGTATGAAGCCTACGGGATGGTCCCGAACAACCCATCCTAA
- the ADA gene encoding adenosine deaminase isoform X2 — MLVELHVHLDGAIKPETILYFGKKRGIPLPGDTVEDLLQHISYTEPLTLTQFLEKFSFYMPAIAGDRDAVRRIAYEFVEMKAKEGVIYVEVRYSPHLLANCKVQPVPWDQEEGDLTPDEVVHLVNQGLQDGERDFNIKARSILCCMRHMPSWSLEVVELCKKYQNNTVVAIDLAGDELLLAETFPEHRKAYEEAERCGIHRTVHAGEVGSPSVIKEAINVLKTERIGHSYHVLEDPALYRELLSRKMHFETCPWSSILTGACDPDFRKHPVIQFMNDKANYSLNSDDPLIFNSSIETDYKIAKQFLDFTEEEFKRVNINAAQSSFLPKKEKKELLSKLYEAYGMVPNNPS; from the exons ATGCTG gtagAACTTCATGTCCACCTGGATGGAGCCATTAAGCCAGAAACAATCTTATACTTTGGCAA GAAAAGAGGAATTCCGCTTCCTGGTGACACCGTTGAAGACCTCTTGCAGCATATCAGTTACACGGAGCCACTCACTCTCACCCAGTTTCTAGAAAAGTTTTCTTTCTACATGCCTGCCATTGC GGGGGACCGCGATGCTGTGAGAAGAATAGCCTATGAGTTTGTAGAAATGAAAGCAAAAGAAGGTGTCATCTATGTTGAGGTCAGGTACAGCCCTCACCTCCTAGCCAACTGCAAAGTTCAGCCTGTTCCATGGGACCAAGAAGA GGGCGACCTCACTCCGGATGAAGTGGTTCACCTCGTTAATCAGGGATTACAGGATGGAGAAAGGGATTTCAACATCAAAGCCAGGTCTATTCTATGCTGCATGCGCCATATGCCAA GCTGGTCGTTGGAGGTGGTGGAGCTGTGTAAGAAATACCAGAACAATACGGTGGTAGCCATAGACCTGGCTGGGGATGAGTTGTTGCTGGCTGAGACCTTCCCAGAGCATAGGAAGGCTTATGAG GAAGCTGAAAGATGTGGCATTCATCGCACCGTCCATGCTGGGGAGGTTGGGTCACCCTCTGTCATCAAGGAG GCAATCAATGTTCTGAAGACAGAACGGATCGGCCACAGCTACCATGTCCTGGAAGACCCAGCCCTTTATAGGGAGCTGTTGAGTAGGAAGATGCATTTTGAG ACCTGTCCTTGGTCCAGTATCCTGACCGGAGCATGTGATCCAGACTTTAGGAAACACCCAGTAATTCA GTTTATGAATGATAAAGCCAATTACTCCCTGAACTCTGATGACCCGCTCATTTTTAATTCTTCAATTGAGACTGATTACAAAATAGCTAAGCAGTTCCTGGACTTCACGGAAGAGGAGTTCAAGAGAGTG AACATCAATGCAGCTCAGTCCAGCTTCCTGcctaagaaagaaaagaaggagCTTCTCAGTAAGCTGTATGAAGCCTACGGGATGGTCCCGAACAACCCATCCTAA